Below is a window of Microbacterium saperdae DNA.
TGTTCGCATTCGTGACGCACTGGGTTTTCGGAATCCCCGGCTGATGATGCCCGCGGCTCGCGCCGCAGCTATGGAGAAGAAAAAACGTGTCTGAACGATATTCCGACGACGCCGACTGGGCGACCGCGGCTGAGCAGTCCAGCGAGGAAGACGAGGCCCAGGAGGGCAACGTCCTCGCCGCTGAGGAACTCTCCGTCACCTCGGCAGAGCACGTCGCCCTGCACATCGAGGATGTGGACGGCGAAGAAGAAGACACTGACACCGATGACGACATCGTCGTCGAAGACCCGGAGGCGGACGCGATCGTGAACGACGCTCTCAACCTGGACGAAGCGGCCGAGTCTGAGGCTGCCGCTGAGGTCCTGAACGATGCTGTGGCCGAAGAGACGGCTGACCAGGAGGCCGCTGCGGCCGACGAGGTCACCCCGTACGACGGTCCCGACCTCGGTGCTGATGACGTGCAGGGCGACGAGGACTCCTCGGACGACGAGGACGCGGAGGAGGACCCGTACGAGGCCTTCCGCATGGACCTCCGCATGCTCCCGGGCAAGTGGTACGTCATTCACTCCTACGCCGGTTTCGAGCGCAAGGTCAAGGCGAACATCGAGCAGCGCAAGTCGACGCTCGAGGTCGAGGACGAGATCTACCAGATCGAGGTCCCGATGGAGGACGTCGTCGAGATCAAGAACGGCCAGCGCAAGATGGTGACTCGCGTGCGCATCCCGGGCTACGTGCTCGTGCGTATGGAGCTCACGGAAGACACCTGGTCCGTCGTGCGTCACACCCCCGGCGTCACCGGCTTCGTGGGCAACGCCCACAACCCGACGCCGCTCCGCTTCGAAGAGGCCTTCAACATGCTGAAGTCCCTCGTCGAGGTCAAGGACCTCCCGACCGCGAAGAACATCGCGTCGAAGGGCGGCCTGGCTGTGGCCCGTCCGCTCCCGGCCGAGGTCGACTTCGAGGTCGGCGAGACCATCACGATCAAGGAAGGCTCGTTCGCGGGTCTGCCCGGTTCGATCAGCGAGATCAAGCCCGAGAGCGGCAAGCTCACCGTGCTCGTCTCCCTGTTCGAGCGCGAGACCCCGGTCGAGCTGTCGTTCGACCAGGTCACCAAGATGGTCTGACACACGCTTCACGAGAACGGCCGTCCCTTTCGGGGCGGCCGTTCTCGCGTTCGGTCCCTTTCTCGCGAGGGGGCAGAACGCGCCGCAGCACGTCGCGCGGATGCGGCTTGTCCTGGCTCCTCAGGTCGGGGGGCGATGCCGCGTTCGTGGCGCACGGCAGGATCAGGTAGACTTACGTGGATTGTGTGCCGCTTCGGCGTGCGCAGAGACGACCACGGTCCGGAGATGCCGGATCTGTGGGAGAAGCGGATGCTCCGGCATCCGATTCGATGAAAGGAAAGAGAATGGCACCGAAGAAGAAGGTGACCGGCCTGATCAAGCTTCAGATCAACGCCGGTGCAGCCAACCCGGCGCCGCCGATCGGCCCCGCGCTCGGTCAGCATGGCGTCAACATCATGGAGTTCTGCAAGGCGTACAACGCCGCGACCGAGTCGCAGCGCGGCAACGTCATCCCCGTCGAGATCACCGTCTACGAGGACCGCAGCTTCACGTTCGTCCTGAAGACCCCGCCGGCTGCGGAGCTCATCAAGAAGGCCGCAGGCGTGCCCAAGGGCTCTGCGACCCCGCACACGGTCAAGGTCGCGAAGATCACCAAGGACCAGGTCCGTCAGATCGCCGAGACCAAGCAGGCCGACCTGAACGCGAACGACATCGAGGCCGCCTCGAAGATCATCGCCGGCACCGCCCGTTCCATGGGCATCACGGTCGAGGGCTGAGGAGAATAATCATGGCTACGAAGTCCAAGGCTTACAAGGCTGCCGTCGAGAAGATCGAGGCAGACCGTTTCTACACTCCCGCTGAGGCTGTCGCCCTGGCGAAGGAGACCGGCTCGGCGAAGTTCGACTCGACCGTCGAGGTCGCGCTGAAGCTCGCCGTCGATCCCCGCAAGGCAGACCAGATGGTGCGCGGCACCGTCATCCTGCCCCACGGAACCGGCAAGACCGCCCGCGTCATCGTGTTCGCCACCGGCCCCGCGGCCGAGGCAG
It encodes the following:
- the rplK gene encoding 50S ribosomal protein L11; the encoded protein is MAPKKKVTGLIKLQINAGAANPAPPIGPALGQHGVNIMEFCKAYNAATESQRGNVIPVEITVYEDRSFTFVLKTPPAAELIKKAAGVPKGSATPHTVKVAKITKDQVRQIAETKQADLNANDIEAASKIIAGTARSMGITVEG
- the nusG gene encoding transcription termination/antitermination protein NusG codes for the protein MSERYSDDADWATAAEQSSEEDEAQEGNVLAAEELSVTSAEHVALHIEDVDGEEEDTDTDDDIVVEDPEADAIVNDALNLDEAAESEAAAEVLNDAVAEETADQEAAAADEVTPYDGPDLGADDVQGDEDSSDDEDAEEDPYEAFRMDLRMLPGKWYVIHSYAGFERKVKANIEQRKSTLEVEDEIYQIEVPMEDVVEIKNGQRKMVTRVRIPGYVLVRMELTEDTWSVVRHTPGVTGFVGNAHNPTPLRFEEAFNMLKSLVEVKDLPTAKNIASKGGLAVARPLPAEVDFEVGETITIKEGSFAGLPGSISEIKPESGKLTVLVSLFERETPVELSFDQVTKMV